From the Prochlorococcus marinus str. AS9601 genome, the window TTCATTACAGAAATCTATGAAGTGGGACGAGGATAAATATAACCTTGAATACGATTTGTCATTGTTCAATATTGTTGCAGTCAGGCACTTTAATATGGGAGCAATGGAAAATAAAAGTCTCAATATTTTCAACTCAAAACTCATACTCGCTAATTCTGAAACAACAACTGATGAAGAATTAGAAAGAATAGAAGGTGTGATCGCCCATGAATACTTCCATAATTGGACGGGGAATAGAGTAACTTGTAGGGATTGGTTTCAACTATCTTTAAAAGAGGGCTTAACAGTATTCAGAGATCAACAATTCACTGCAGACGTTCATAATCGTGAAATCAAGAGACTTGATGATGCGAAATTTCTCAGAAGAAATCAATTTAGAGAGGATTCTGGTCCAACATCACATCCTGTAATGCCAGAGAGATACCAAGAAATAGACAATTTCTATACGACCACTATTTACGAGAAAGGAGCAGAAATAATTAGAATGCTTAATAAGCTTGTAAAAGATGAAAATTTCTATAGAGGATTTAGTAATTACATCTCAACATATGATGGAAAGGCAGCAACAATAGACCAATTTGTCTATAAAATTTTAGAGCACAATAAGGAAATCGATCCTGAAAAGTTTAAAATCTGGTACAAGCAAAATGGGACTCCAAAAATTAAATTCAAGAGAATCTGGGATCAAACAGGCGAAAAACTTACAATTGAAGCTTCACAAAGTAATCCAATAAAGAAGAACCCATATAATGATTTACCTCTAATAATTCCTATAAATCTGGCTATATTTTGCGGTGATAACAAATCGATAGAAAAAACAGTTGTTTTAAAAACAAAAAAACAAGAATTCATTTTTAGGAATGTAAGATCTCACTTCCAAATTCCTTTAGTGACTTATTTTCGCGAATTCTCTTCACCTGTTGAGTGGGAATCAGACACTACCTTGGATGAAAAGTTTTTAATCTTAAAATATGAAAAAGATTTTTTTACACTATCTAATACTGTAAAAGTATTTTATAAAAAAATTATTTTATGCAGATTAGGTGAAAAACCAGATCATAAAATTGAAAATAAATTAATAAGCACCTTAATATCATTTATAAAAAATAAAGATATTAATTTATCTCTTTTATCAGAATTACTAAGTATTCCGACATTTGCTGAAATTGAATCGGAGATAGAAAATATAGACCCTTTAAAGATATATAAAACTATTGACGAATTAAATCATTTATTCGGTACCAAATTAAAAAAAGAATTACATTTTAAGCTCCAAGAAATAGAGAAAAATCTAGATAAAGTTTGGCCAGAAGGTAAAAATGAAAGAAAACTAATCGAAACTATTTGGAAACTACTCTTAAGCAGTGATGATAGGGAAATTAAAGACAGAATAATTAATTATGTCGATAGTAATTCTATGACGCTAGCAAAAGCTGCAATGAATTCATTCAGTAGAATTAATTGTCCTGAAAGAAAAATTATTTCAAATATATTCTTCAATAAATGGAAAAATAATAGTGTCGTATTGGATAGTTGGTTCTCATTTAATGCATCTATAGAAATTGATGAAAAAACAAGCAGCATTGAAAGATTATTTGAAAATAATTTTTTTGATTCAAAATCACCAAACACATTAAGAGCTATATTAAATACATTCGTAACAAGAAATAGTACTTTTCATGCAATTAATGGTTCTGGTTATAAATATATTGCAAAAAAGATAATTGAATTCGATAAATTAAACCCAATAGTAATTTCCCGTTTTGTAAAAATATTTAGTAGATATAATTATTATTCAGAACCTTACAAAAGTAATATGATTAAAACAATAAAGCAGATTAAAAAAAATAAACTATCAAAAAATACTAAAGAAGTTTTAGATGCAATAATAGAGTGATTTTTTGATGATATTTAACTAAATTTAATAATAACGATTGTAAATATTAATAATAAAATAAATACAATATACTTATTAAAAAAAATATAATCAAATACATTTTTATTATTATCTTTATTCCACTTTTTATTTACGTATTCCTTAGTTATAAATTTATTAGGTCTACCACAATATAAACATGTTGGAGAAGTTTTTAAAATTAAATTTTTACATTGAGGGCACTTTTTTTTTTCCATAATTTAATCTTACTGAATAAAATTGAAATCAAAAACAATAAATAAAATAAGTAATTTAAATTTTATTTATTATATTTTGATTAATTTTAAATATCATTGCAAAAAAAAAAAAAAAATCTAACTATTTAAAAAAATTCAATATAATAAAAAATTAGTATTTAGTTAGAAATGTTTGCTATTGCACTTGGAATGTCCCCTTTCGAAAAAATCACTGTTGCAATATCTGCTTCAATTTTTATAATTGCCTTTACATGGGTCTCGATCAAGGGAGATTTAAGAAAACTTGCCAATGAACTAATTGAAGATAATGAAAATAATCAGGATAATTAAAAAAAATCTTTTAACCTACTTTGCATGCAAGCTAGGATAATCAATAATATGCCTAATTTCTTTCAGAGAAGAGCCATAGATTTTTTCACCATTTAAGTTAACCCCAATCCATTTTTCCTTTTGATTAAAAAAATTATTTTTAGTTATATCCCTCTCGAGATAATCTTTATTATCCCAATTTAAAGTTATATCCCAACCTTTATAATTTTCTATCATTGAGAAAGAGAGAACATACTCAAATAATACTCAGAGAGACACCTAACAAAAACAAAGGAAATAAGTATTTTTTTCGTTATTTTTATTTAATATTTATGTAGTACTGACTTTTATTTTAAGAGCAGCTTCATCTGCATTTTTTCTGGCCAAATTTATGTCAGTATTTGAAGAGAGAACAACACCCATTCTTCTGCCTTTTCTGGAAACTGGTTTGCCAAATATGAGCACTTTGGTCTTTTCAAATTCTAATGCTTCATAAAGACCCTCATAAATAGGATTTAGATACTCTTGGTTAGAGAGTATAACTCTGGTTGCAGAGGGCTCTATTAGATCGATACGCGGTATTGGTAAATTTAAAAAAGCCCTTAAATGTAATTCAAATTCATTAATATTTTGACTAACTAATGTAACCATACCAGTGTCGTGAGGTCTTGGAGATAATTCTGAAAAGATAACCTCACTTCCTTTTATAAAAAATTCTACTCCGTATAATCCAGCTCCATTAAGGTTATTTAATATTCTACTAGTCATTCTCTTAGCTTCAATAATTAAGGACTCCTTGATCTCTAAAGGTTGCCAACTACATTGATAGTCTCCATTAGATTGAAGATGTCCAATTGGTAAACAAAAAATATTTTCACCATTTTCTTTTCTTACAGTTAAAAGAGTAAACTCAAAATCAAAATTAATAAATTCTTCAATAATTACACCTTTAACCTTTCCTCTTGAATTTGCTTGTGCCTGTTTCCAAGCATTTTGTAAATCATTTTTTGTTTCAACCAAACTTTGCCCTTTTCCTGAAGAGCTCATTAAAGGTTTAAGTAAAAGTGGGAATCCAATTTCATCTGCTTTTTTTTCTAAATCATCAAATTCAAAAATATAATCAAACTTTGCAGTTTTAATTTTTAAATCTTTAGAAGCTAAGTCTCTAATTTTATCTCTATTCATTGTAATTTCTACAGTTCTAGCATTGGGAACAATATTGAATCCTTCATCCTCGAGTTCTTTTAGGGCTTCAATTGAAAGTGCCTCTATTTCTGGGACAACATAGTCAGGCTTAAATTCTTTTATTACATTTTTTAAAATATTTTTATCTCCCATTTCAATTACTCTTGAATAATCAGCAACTTGCATAGCAGGAGCTTTTTCATATCGATCAATTGCAATGACTTCTAATCCTAATCTTTTGGATTCTATTACTAATTCTTTTCCAAGCTCGCCACTACCAAGTAATAAAATTCTCTTTTTAGAAAAAATTGATTCTTTCATTTATAAAACTTATTCCTCATCACTAGAAGGTTGTGAAGATGTATTATCTGTATTTTTTTTATCTTTAGAATAACTAAATAAAAAATTTCTACCAAACCAATTTTGACTTCGCATGCTATTAGTTATTGATCTTGAAATTGCTCCTAAAAAAAAGATTCCAATCATTGCCCAAATAATTCTTTCTAAAGCAATTGCAGGTGAAAAACCTTGACCGGAATTAATAATTTCAGTAAGTGGGTCTAAAGGGTCCAAATTTAAACTGACTAATAATATTAATTATAAATGGTTTAATAGATGAAAAATTAAAACTTATGAAAGAAATAACCAAAAACACCATATAAATTAAACACAATAAAGTCTATACAATGCTATCTTCAAAGGGTGATTTTTTTTAGACATGCAAGTTGACGTACAAAATACTACAGTTCTTTCCGCAGACGGATCATCCATAAAACTAGGTGAATATTCAGGGGAGGTAATTTTAGTTGTTAATGTAGCTAGTTATTGCGGAAATACTGCTCAGTATGATGATCTTCAAAAACTACATGATTTATATGCAAGCAAAGGGCTAAGAATACTTGCTTTCCCTTGTAATGATTTTGGAAAACAAGAACCCGATTCTATCTCAGAAATAAAAGATTTTTGCACAACAAAATATGGAGTTAAATTTGAAATCTATGAAAAAGTTCATGCCAAAGGGAATACCACAGAACCATACACAACCCTTAACAAAGTTGAACCTGAAGGAGATGTTGAATGGAATTTCGAGAAGTTTCTGATAGGGAAAGATAGTAAAGTAATTGCAAGATTCAAGCCAGGTGTTAAACCGTTTGACGAAAACTTAATAGCAGCTATAGAAGTAGCTTTAGATTCATAAAAACCTTCTTATTTTTCAAATTAAAATATTAAAAATTAAGACTTTTTTATTTAATTAAAAAATAAGCAAATTATTTTAAAATTTTCTTTTTTAGATTCAAGCTTGTCTAGAATTCTTTTATTTATTTTAAATCTTATTTATTATCAGAATCAACTTCTACATCTATTATTTCATCTTTAACAGTTCTTTTTTTAGGTTTAATTGATTTTTCCTCTGGTTTTAATTCTGACTCTGCTGTTTCTTCTTTAACTTCACTTTCTTCTGGTTCCTCTGGTTTTAATTCTGACTCTACTGTTTCTTCTTTAACTTCACTTTCTTCTGGTTCCTCTGGTTTTAATTCTGACTCTACTGTTTCTTCTTTAACTTCACTTTCTTCTGGTTCCTCTGGTTTTAATTCTGACTCTACTGTTTCTTCTTTAACTTCACTTTCTTCTGATTCCTCTGGTTTTACTTTTGAATTTGCTGAACTTTGATCTTCATCTTTACTTAAAAGGAACTTTAATAGTTTTTTGAATAATAAGGAGCCTTTTTCAACTCTTTTAGGACCTAAAATTGAAAGCAAAATTACTAATATTATGAATATTTCAGGTGAATTTAAACCTAATAGTTTCATAAAATTTCATATTCTATTTATATCTTAGTACATGCTAAAAATTTAATCTAATTATTCTCAAAAGTGGGTAAATAGAGTTCCCTATTTGATGCAATTAAACCTTCTTCTTTAAAAAAAATCTCAAGATCTTTTAGATCATTTATATCTACAAATTCACCACAATTATCTAATATATTATTATGGGTAAATTTCCATAAATCAGCCAAATATTCGTCATCATCAGGAAATGCTACAAATTTCAAATATGTATTATTCAAAGCATATTCACTAGCAAAATCAGAATCTAAACCTTCCCTCTTAGCATCACAAAAAACTTTAGCAAATCTTTTTCCTACAGAAGTTTGAGCACTTGATAAATCTAAATTACCTTGAATAGCATTTACATTTATTGGTGCAATAAAAATAATTATTGGAAGAAAAATAGATACTAATATAAACAAGAAAAAATTTCCTTTTTAAATTTCAACTCAACATAAACTAGCAAAAAAAGTAATCAATTAGGCCTATTTAAGTAAAAGCACTTAGTATAAATTAAGAAATAAATAGAAAACGTAAGATCATCTCCCTATCTGAATTTATAATAAATAAAGATTAAATAAATTTAAAATTATATGTCTTCAAATATAAGGCTAAAAGGAAGGGGAGTTAACAGAAAAATTACGAGTAAGGTAATGCTATCGCCATTAGCAGGAGTTACGGATAACATTTTTAGACGACTTGTACGTAAATGGGCTCCAAACTCTTTACTTTTTACAGAAATGATAAATGCCACAAGTCTTAAAAAAGGATATGGCACACAAAAAATCAATCAAATAGATTTAGAAGAAGGTCCAATTGGAGTACAAATATTTGATAATAGGCCATATGCTGTTTCTGAAGCTGCAAAACAAGCTGAGGACTCTGGAGCTTTCTTAATCGATATAAATATGGGATGTCCAGTAAAAAAAATTGCAAAGAAAGGTGGAGGCAGTGCCTTAATTAAAGACCGAAAACTTGCTATAGAATTAGTCAAAAATGTTGTAAAAGCTGTTAGGGTTCCTGTAACAGTAAAAACACGACTCGGATGGGATAGTAAAGAAGAAAATATAGAGGATTTCTTATTTAAACTTCAAGATGCGGGAGCAACCATGATCACACTTCATGGAAGAACTAGAAAACAGGGTTTTTCAGGCAAGTCAGATTGGGAAATGATCGGGAGACTTAAAAAGTTGTTGGAAATTCCAGTAATTGCTAATGGAGATATCAAAAATCCAGATGACGCTCTTAATTGTTTGAAAAAAACAAAAGCTGATGGTGTAATGATTGGACGAGGAATTTTAGGATCCCCATGGAAAATAGGAGAAATAGATTATGCTCTTAGAGAAAATAAAAATTTTAAAGAACCAAACACAGAAGAAAAACTATATTTAATTATTGAGCATCTTGATGAATTAATAAAAGAAAAAGGAGATCACGGTTTGCTAATCGCAAGGAAACATATCTCATGGACATGCAAAGACTTTAAAGGGGCATCAAATTTGAGAAATAACTTGGTTAGAGCTGTTGATAAAAATGAAGTTAAAAATTTAATAAATAAAATGATTCAAACTTTGAATAATGAAAAAAATAGATTAGCTTAAAACAAATTTATTTTTTAAATGAAAATTATTAGTAAAGAAACAAGTAAAAGAGTTTGTGATCACATGAATAATGATCACATAGATTCAGTACACAAATATCTTATTCATTATGGGAAGATATCAAGATTTGAGAATGCTTATATGGAAGAAATTAATAATAGTTATATAAAAATCAATTACGATGGCCAATCAGCAATTATCAATTTTAAAAATGAAATATCTGAAGAAGAAATTCATTCAACTTTAGTATCAATGATTAAAGACATTAAAAAATAAAATAATTTAAAAAAAAATCTAATTTTTATTTTCATAGTAATCAGTTATCTTTTTACATTCTTCAAATGAAAGCATGCTTAATCTAGATGTGGCTTTTATTTTTAGAATTGCACAAACAGCTAATAAGTCGGAGCTATCAATATCAAGTGCTTCAGAAAGTTCTAGGACCCTAAGACCTTTCATTAGTATTAAAAAATCTTTTCTAAATTATCAAGAACCTTAAAATCAATGGGCTGCATTTTTCCCTAAACCTGCAACGAATGGAAAAGTTTGTTCATCTCCAAATATATCTTCTACCGAAGAATTAGAAATATTAGTTTTTTTATTATCAGGCTTAATTTCTTCAATTTCATTAGAAATATTATCTTTAATGTTATTTTCAATTTCTTTTGCTAATAAATTATTCGTATTAGAAAATATTGAAAAAACTAATACACATAAAAACAAAACAATTCTTTTCATAAAAAAAATTTATCTAATACTATTGTTATATGCCAATAGAGTTAATTAGAAAAACTAGATTATTTTAAAACAAATCTATATAAATCAAAAAATAATCATCTTCCCAATTTATTTCTATTTTTAAATCTAATTAAAAAATAAAGACCTAGTAACAAAAGAATTGCTAATGAGTACTTATTAAGAAAAACATAAACCATATAGACGAGAAAGGGGAATAAGCATGCCCTCTTGAAATTTAATTTCTGTTCCTTTGACATATTTTTCCAATTTAAATATTCTTCCCATTGAAAAATCTTCTTTATTTTTCTAGTTCTTTTTTTTCGATTAAACATAACTTTATAAATATAGTTTTGATGATTCTTATGTTAATAAACAAAATTAATCTACAATAACAAAATAAATTTTTTTCATTGAACAAAAATATTTTTTAAATAAAAGATGAACTCAAAACCAGTTTGGAAAATAGAAAAAATTGTTTTACCTCAAGATGCAGATCATGCAGGCGTAATGTGGCACGGTAAATATTTTAATTGGCTTGAAGAAAGCCGAATAAATGCACTTTCAGAAGTAGGTATAAGTTATTTCGAACTAACTAAAAATGGCTTAGATTTACCTTTAATCAATACTTCTATAAAATATAAATCTCCTTTATTTCTTGGTGAAAAAATAACAATCGAGAGCGAATTCAATATTGATAAAAGTCCTAGGATTAATGTAATTTCAAAATTTCATAACAAGAAAAATGAAATCTTAACGATTGCTGAAGTCAATTTAGTCTTAATAAATAAACTGAATTTTTCTATAATAAGAAAAAGACCAGATTTCCTATCGGAAGCCTTTAGTAAATTAAATGGTTGAAATTATTATCCGCTAATTCAACGATTTATTAATTATGAATATATTTCAAGTTATTGATTCTTATCAATATGAAATGGAATCAAGATATCAAGAAAAATCAATGCTCACTAATCTTTTTACAGAGCACAAATTTATAGGATGGTTAGGGTTGTTTATAGTATTTTTCTCTATCTTTGCAATTTTTGTTTTTCAATTTCTTGAGTGGGAAAGTAATGACAATAATAAAAGTTAAGAAGATTTAATGCTTATAATTCAACTGAATGACATAAAAAATGGCTATCTACTTAAAAATAACTAACCCTACAGAGGTTGTAAAAAAAAAGACCTCAAAATGGCTTACAGATATTACACCCGAAAGAATTGATAGAAAATTGGTCGAGGACGAAGTAATAAAAGGCATTATCGAGCAATTAACATTAGAAGGCATAAAAGGAGAAATATCAGCAATTAATGGGTTTGAAGTAAATGAATCTTCAGTAATAACAAAAAATAATTTTGTTATTAGAAAAACAAAAACTTTTTAGATAGAAAATAAAAATCTTTAATGAAAAATTTTTTTATTTTAATTATTTTTATCATTTTTTTAATTTTTATAATAGTAAGAGATTATCAAATTAAGAAGAAAAAGTTAAAATTAAAAAATGCCTTAAATTCCAATTTCTTTATTAAAACAATTAATAAATTAATTGACGAGAACAAATACAATTTGTTAGAGGAGAGGATCAGATTAAGGGAGATAGATGCTTACGGTAACGAGGATTATAAAAAATGGATTGGCAATCCACCTCTTGATGAAAAAGCCATTGAGAAAAATATATTTAATGGATCTAAGCGATTTAAAGAGGGTATACCATACTTCTATGAAAAAGTAATTTTAAAAGAATTTGGAAGTACGGAATTATTTTTCGAAAAGTGGAGATCCTACTGTAATGAAAATCCTACTATTGATGATGAGATAATTGGATCTATTAGAAAGCTCGAGACTGAAGATTGGTTTGTTTTCATAGCAAGTCAAATTGAGAAATCATGCTTAAACCTAATAGAAAAAAGCTACTCAAGTAAAAAAAAGGGAAACTACAAAAAAGGTATTAGATTTGAAAATCATTGTATGGAAATTCTCAAACAAAATGGCTGGGAGGTAAAAGAAACCCCTATTACAGGAGATCAAGGGGTTGACTTAATTGCGTCAATAAATGATTTGCGAATATGTATACAATGCAAAGATCATGAAAAAGCCATTGGAAATAAAGCAGTTCAGGAAATTTCAGCTGGTAAATTATTTTGGAAAGGTACACATGCAATAATAGTCTCAAAATCTGGCTTTACAAAGTCTGCTCATCAACTAGCAAAATCAAATAAAGTGGAACTAATCAATGAATAT encodes:
- the pepN gene encoding aminopeptidase N; amino-acid sequence: MNNPKNQNNISRYVKLEDYKFFDYEIPEIFLDFIIKKNAVNVTTKLKLVKKNKNTNNLILDGTDILIKKIFIDDSLLGKEYYKQQKNNLKIENINKDNFLLKIEGIIKPKENTSLLGMYESNGIITTQCEAEGFRRISFHSDRPDILSKYTVRIEADKNDYPVLLSNGNVVKENNLANNRHEIIWEDPYPKPSYLFALVAGKLNCVKDNFITKSNKKVKINIYVEYGDEKYVQHAISSLQKSMKWDEDKYNLEYDLSLFNIVAVRHFNMGAMENKSLNIFNSKLILANSETTTDEELERIEGVIAHEYFHNWTGNRVTCRDWFQLSLKEGLTVFRDQQFTADVHNREIKRLDDAKFLRRNQFREDSGPTSHPVMPERYQEIDNFYTTTIYEKGAEIIRMLNKLVKDENFYRGFSNYISTYDGKAATIDQFVYKILEHNKEIDPEKFKIWYKQNGTPKIKFKRIWDQTGEKLTIEASQSNPIKKNPYNDLPLIIPINLAIFCGDNKSIEKTVVLKTKKQEFIFRNVRSHFQIPLVTYFREFSSPVEWESDTTLDEKFLILKYEKDFFTLSNTVKVFYKKIILCRLGEKPDHKIENKLISTLISFIKNKDINLSLLSELLSIPTFAEIESEIENIDPLKIYKTIDELNHLFGTKLKKELHFKLQEIEKNLDKVWPEGKNERKLIETIWKLLLSSDDREIKDRIINYVDSNSMTLAKAAMNSFSRINCPERKIISNIFFNKWKNNSVVLDSWFSFNASIEIDEKTSSIERLFENNFFDSKSPNTLRAILNTFVTRNSTFHAINGSGYKYIAKKIIEFDKLNPIVISRFVKIFSRYNYYSEPYKSNMIKTIKQIKKNKLSKNTKEVLDAIIE
- the purT gene encoding formate-dependent phosphoribosylglycinamide formyltransferase, producing MKESIFSKKRILLLGSGELGKELVIESKRLGLEVIAIDRYEKAPAMQVADYSRVIEMGDKNILKNVIKEFKPDYVVPEIEALSIEALKELEDEGFNIVPNARTVEITMNRDKIRDLASKDLKIKTAKFDYIFEFDDLEKKADEIGFPLLLKPLMSSSGKGQSLVETKNDLQNAWKQAQANSRGKVKGVIIEEFINFDFEFTLLTVRKENGENIFCLPIGHLQSNGDYQCSWQPLEIKESLIIEAKRMTSRILNNLNGAGLYGVEFFIKGSEVIFSELSPRPHDTGMVTLVSQNINEFELHLRAFLNLPIPRIDLIEPSATRVILSNQEYLNPIYEGLYEALEFEKTKVLIFGKPVSRKGRRMGVVLSSNTDINLARKNADEAALKIKVSTT
- a CDS encoding glutathione peroxidase → MQVDVQNTTVLSADGSSIKLGEYSGEVILVVNVASYCGNTAQYDDLQKLHDLYASKGLRILAFPCNDFGKQEPDSISEIKDFCTTKYGVKFEIYEKVHAKGNTTEPYTTLNKVEPEGDVEWNFEKFLIGKDSKVIARFKPGVKPFDENLIAAIEVALDS
- the dusB gene encoding tRNA dihydrouridine synthase DusB; the protein is MSSNIRLKGRGVNRKITSKVMLSPLAGVTDNIFRRLVRKWAPNSLLFTEMINATSLKKGYGTQKINQIDLEEGPIGVQIFDNRPYAVSEAAKQAEDSGAFLIDINMGCPVKKIAKKGGGSALIKDRKLAIELVKNVVKAVRVPVTVKTRLGWDSKEENIEDFLFKLQDAGATMITLHGRTRKQGFSGKSDWEMIGRLKKLLEIPVIANGDIKNPDDALNCLKKTKADGVMIGRGILGSPWKIGEIDYALRENKNFKEPNTEEKLYLIIEHLDELIKEKGDHGLLIARKHISWTCKDFKGASNLRNNLVRAVDKNEVKNLINKMIQTLNNEKNRLA
- a CDS encoding DUF2470 domain-containing protein, with amino-acid sequence MKIISKETSKRVCDHMNNDHIDSVHKYLIHYGKISRFENAYMEEINNSYIKINYDGQSAIINFKNEISEEEIHSTLVSMIKDIKK
- a CDS encoding translation initiation factor IF-2 N-terminal domain-containing protein, which gives rise to MKGLRVLELSEALDIDSSDLLAVCAILKIKATSRLSMLSFEECKKITDYYENKN
- a CDS encoding acyl-CoA thioesterase, encoding MNSKPVWKIEKIVLPQDADHAGVMWHGKYFNWLEESRINALSEVGISYFELTKNGLDLPLINTSIKYKSPLFLGEKITIESEFNIDKSPRINVISKFHNKKNEILTIAEVNLVLINKLNFSIIRKRPDFLSEAFSKLNG
- a CDS encoding restriction endonuclease — encoded protein: MKNFFILIIFIIFLIFIIVRDYQIKKKKLKLKNALNSNFFIKTINKLIDENKYNLLEERIRLREIDAYGNEDYKKWIGNPPLDEKAIEKNIFNGSKRFKEGIPYFYEKVILKEFGSTELFFEKWRSYCNENPTIDDEIIGSIRKLETEDWFVFIASQIEKSCLNLIEKSYSSKKKGNYKKGIRFENHCMEILKQNGWEVKETPITGDQGVDLIASINDLRICIQCKDHEKAIGNKAVQEISAGKLFWKGTHAIIVSKSGFTKSAHQLAKSNKVELINEYQLKDLEKFIV